Proteins from one Anastrepha obliqua isolate idAnaObli1 chromosome 2, idAnaObli1_1.0, whole genome shotgun sequence genomic window:
- the LOC129239091 gene encoding pyruvate dehydrogenase [acetyl-transferring]-phosphatase 1, mitochondrial, whose amino-acid sequence MLTILLRNSVVCIRQPNCSNVRGAVRQFRITIRQEAQLPNLSPYDVNLILRENEYIQTFPEDDSIVRSYESNQLSSNRPCEDSRTEATFLHKSGFICGVFDGHGGPACSQVISKRLLRYVAAGVIDRTTLKEVVAKEYNSQSFLKCHNDKADFVNEIKTIYEDSFRDYVQTISSQTVEKISIEITNAFMRLDDDLSKEALKHTNMRTMSVAMSGAVACVAHIDHLDLHVASTGDCGAVLGTQCPETGQWHAKKLNNEHNADNLKEVQRILEEHPKEEQDTAIRNERLLGQLAPLRALGDFRYKWSNEIMAKYVVPTFGEHSVPPHYYTPPYLTAQPEVQHHVLGPSDKFLVIASDGLWDFLTPSQVISLVGEHFNSKKVMEPMKIPSGDVTLLEVAKLLAERKAGRARKPLDQNSATHLIRNALGGTDYGIEHSKIAYYLTLPQDVVRLYRDDITITVIYFNTEYITRLNGDS is encoded by the exons ATGCTAACAATCCTTCTTCGCAACAGTGTCGTGTGCATACGACAACCCAACTGTTCCAATGTTAGAGGTGCGGTGCGTCAATTCCGAATCACAATTAGGCAAGAGGCACAGCTGCCAAATCTATCACCATACGAT GTCAATTTGATATTGCGTGAAAATGAGTATATACAGACGTTTCCGGAAGACGACAGCATTGTGCGCAGCTATGAATCCAACCAGTTGAGTTCAAATAGACCTTGTGAAGATTCCCGTACAGAAGCCACGTTTTTACATAAAAGTG GTTTCATTTGTGGAGTGTTCGATGGTCACGGCGGACCCGCCTGCTCGCAAGTTATATCCAAACGTTTACTGCGATACGTAGCTGCAGGAGTTATAGATCGTACAACACTGAAAGAAGTAGTAGCCAAAGAATACAATAGCCAATCGTTCTTAAAATGTCATAATGATAAG GCCGACTtcgtaaatgaaataaaaactatttacgAGGACAGCTTTAGAGACTATGTGCAAACAATTTCTAGTCAAACGGTTGAGAAAATATCAATTGAAATAACGAACGCTTTTATGCGGTTAGATGACGATTTGTCGAAAGAGGCCTTAAAACACACAAACATGCGCACTATGTCGGTGGCAATGTCAG GCGCTGTGGCATGTGTTGCTCACATTGATCACTTAGATTTGCATGTTGCTAGCACCGGTGATTGCGGAGCAGTTCTTGGCACACAATGCCCTGAAACTGGTCAGTGGCATGCGAAAAAATTGAACAACGAACACAATGCCGACAATCTCAAAGAAGTGCAACGCATCTTAGAGGAGCATCCCAAGGAGGAGCAGGATACCGCTATACGAAATGAGCGGCTGTTGGGACAATTGGCGCCATTGCGAGCGCTTGGCGACTTTCGTTACAAATGGAGTAACGAAATTATGGCTAAATATGTCGTACCTACATTTGGAGAACATTCTGTTCCACCGCATTACTATACACCACCTTACCTAACGGCGCAGCCAGAAGTGCAACATCATGTTTTAGGACCCAGCGATAAGTTTTTAGTTATTGCCAGCGATGGTTTGTGGGATTTTTTAACACCGTCGCAGGTCATAAGTTTAGTTGGCGAGCATTTTAATTCCAAGAAGGTGATGGAGCCGATGAAAATACCTTCGGGGGATGTTACATTATTGGAAGTTGCCAAATTACTTGCCGAACGAAA AGCTGGGCGCGCACGTAAGCCCTTGGATCAGAACTCTGCCACACATTTAATACGTAATGCGTTAGGTGGCACCGACTACGGGATTGAGCACTCAAAAATAGCATATTATCTTACTTTGCCGCAGGATGTGGTGCGTTTGTATCGTGACGATATAACGATTACTGTCATCTACTTCAATACAGAATACATTACAAGGCTTAATGGGGACTCATAG